Proteins from a single region of Seriola aureovittata isolate HTS-2021-v1 ecotype China chromosome 9, ASM2101889v1, whole genome shotgun sequence:
- the naca gene encoding nascent polypeptide-associated complex subunit alpha isoform X1, producing the protein MPGEATETVPVTEQEMQQPQVETASSQQPQAASGPAKPKGKGAKSAQGSSAPKAVPGRRKRSSMSASSSSPTSPKSAPSTPLSPVISPLASSPASSSANQANRSTPKVVKAGKQGKAKKGEAFVPAPAPEGCKVTAANEKPIQASPKQTVVEAKPAPAETKKPSPAATKPVAAPAAFKVTSKPAVAAPVSFSDTLASSPPKSFEVKVASSKVADDDLPPLIPPEKPIKMPVFVPPVKEGAVEAVKPAVEAKPAPVEAAKPLAKAKQEAAKPAVKPAPVETKPAPVKAAKPAVEAKPTPVEAAKPAVEAKAAPVKAAKPAVEAKAAPVKAAKPAVEAKAAPVKAAKPAVEAKAAPVKAAKPPAQVKPAQVEAAKPAVEAKPAPVEVAKPAVEAKPAPVEAAKPAVEAKPAPVKAAKPAVEAKPAPVKAAKPPVEAKTVPDKAPKQVEETKAAAAASKTVKPDVKSAPVEVVKPAAEPKPVSAEISKPAPVKGAKEVTEAKLVEVQAAPAEVAKPAKPLAEPSTAPLKPVPVEPVEPAVPAPIPRKLTFAEAVAKPAPVKPEVEVIGTAPSEPVSSPKPAHTPAKTPAKVEPVIKNDKGSGTESDSDDSVPDLEEQDSAQTQTQQAQLAAAAEIDEEPVSKAKQSRSEKKARKAMSKLGLRQVTGVTRVTIRKSKNILFVITKPDVYKSPASDTYIVFGEAKIEDLSQQAQLAAAEKFKVQGEAVSNIQENTQTPTVQEESEEEEVDETGVEVKDIELVMSQANVSRAKAVRALKNNNNDIVNAIMELTM; encoded by the exons CTTCCTCCCAGCAACCTCAGGCAGCTTCTGGCCCTGCCAAACCTAAAGGCAAAGGTGCCAAGAGTGCGCAGGGTTCTTCTGCCCCAAAGGCTGTCCCTGGCAGAAGAAAACGATCCTCTAtgtctgcctcttcctcttctcctacCTCACCAAAATCTGCTCCCTCTACCCCCTTGTCACCTGTTATATCTCCCCTAGCCTCTTCACCTGCTAGCTCTTCTGCTAATCAGGCTAACCGTTCCACCCCAAAGGTTGTCAAGGCTGGCAAACAAGGAAAAGCTAAGAAAGGAGAGGCATTTGTGCCTGCTCCTGCCCCTGAGGGGTGCAAGGTCACTGCCGCCAATGAAAAACCAATACAGGCGAGCCCCAAGCAAACTGTAGTTGAAGCTAAACCTGCTCcagcagagacaaagaaaccCTCACCAGCGGCTACAAAGCCTGTAGCAGCACCAGCTGCTTTCAAAGTTACCTCAAAGCCTGCTGTAGCAGCAccagtttcattttcagataCTCTTGCTTCTAGCCCTCCCAAGTCATTTGAAGTTAAGGTAGCTTCATCAAAAGTGGCAGATGATGATCTTCCTCCACTGATCCCACCTGAGAAGCCAATTAAAATGCCTGTATTCGTGCCCCCTGTTAAAGAGGGTGCCGTTGAGGCTGTTAAGCCAGCTGTTGAGGCCAAACCTGCTCCTGTTGAGGCTGCCAAGCCACTTGCAAAGGCCAAACAGGAGGCTGCTAAGCCAGCTGTTAAACCAGCTCCTGTTGAGACCAAACCAGCTCCTGTTAAGGCTGCTAAACCAGCTGTTGAGGCCAAACCTACTCCAGTTGAGGCTGCTAAGCCAGCCGTTGAGGCCAAAGCAGCTCCTGTTAAGGCTGCTAAGCCCGCTGTTGAGGCCAAAGCAGCTCCTGTTAAGGCTGCTAAGCCCGCTGTTGAGGCCAAAGCAGCTCCCGTTAAGGCTGCTAAGCCCGCTGTTGAGGCCAAAGCAGCTCCCGTTAAGGCTGCTAAACCACCTGCTCAGGTCAAACCTGCTCAAGTTGAGGCTGCTAAGCCAGCTGTTGAGGCCAAACCAGCTCCTGTTGAGGTTGCTAAGCCAGCTGTTGAGGCCAAACCAGCTCCTGTTGAGGCTGCTAAGCCAGCTGTTGAGGCCAAACCAGCTCCTGTTAAGGCTGCTAAGCCAGCTGTTGAGGCCAAACCAGCTCCTGTTAAGGCTGCTAAACCACCTGTTGAGGCTAAAACTGTCCCTGACAAGGCTCCTAAACAAGTTGAAGAAactaaagctgctgctgctgcttctaaGACTGTAAAACCAGATGTCAAATCTGCCCCTGTTGAGGTTGTCAAGCCAGCTGCAGAACCTAAACCAGTTTCTGCTGAGATTTCCAAGCCAGCTCCTGTGAAGGGTGCCAAGGAAGTTACTGAGGCCAAATTGGTTGAGGTTCAGGCCGCACCTGCTGAGGTTGCCAAGCCTGCCAAACCACTAGCTGAACCTTCAACTGCTCCCTTAAAACCCGTTCCAGTTGAGCCTGTTGAGCCTGCCGTTCCTGCCCCAATTCCCCGTAAACTCACATTTGCTGAGGCAGTTGCAAAACCTGCCCCTGTTAAACCTGAGGTTGAGGTAATCGGTACAGCTCCTTCTGAACCTGTCTCATCACCCAAACCTGCCCACACACCTGCTAAAACACCAGCCAAAGTGGAGCCTGTGATCAAGAACGACAAGg GCTCCGGCACTGAGTCGGACAGCGATGACTCAGTCCCTGACCTGGAGGAACAGGactctgcacagacacagacacagcaagCTCAG CTTGCAGCAGCCGCTGAGATAGATGAGGAGCCTGTCAGCAAAGCCAAACAGAGCCGCAGTGAAAAGAAGGCGCGGAAG GCAATGTCAAAGCTTGGTCTCAGGCAGGTAACAGGGGTCACCAGGGTTACGATTCGCAAGTCAAAGAACATCTTGTTTGTCATCACCAAGCCAGATGTCTACAAGAGCCCTGCATCAGACACATACATCGTCTTCGGTGAAGCTAAG ATTGAAGATCTTTCCCAGCAAGCCCAGCTGGCTGCCGCAGAAAAATTCAAGGTACAGGGAGAAGCTGTATCAAACAtccaggaaaacacacagacgcCAACAGTACAGGAGGAGAGCGAAGAAGAAGAG GTTGATGAGACCGGAGTTGAGGTCAAGGACATTGAACTCGTCATGTCACAAGCCAACGTGTCGCGGGCGAAGGCTGTACGCgccctgaaaaacaacaacaacgacattGTCAATGCTATTATG GAGTTGACAATGTAA